The genomic DNA gtttcttcacggctcaaatcagcctatgacacaacaaaatgtttatatttatgtctgtatatgataaggtaaatacagttagtataaattacccacaacatttccagtttattcctgttaattcccgtttcttcccgtatattcccgttaattcccgttaattcccatggaaagtttccaactttgaatattcccggaatttcgCAACCCTAACTCTAACATTCGTATTTTTCTCCTAGTCATCCATCACCTGTCCACCAAAGAGCGGCGTATCCGAGCAATAAGGGAGATGGCCCGCACCCTGCGAGTGGGCGGGCGCATCATGATCTACGTGTGGGCCATGGAGCAGAAGCGCCGTAAATTCGAGAAGCAGGACATCTTCGTGCCGTGGAACCCGAACCCTCACTCGGCCCTCAACGCCAAGTCCAGGAGGAGGGCCACGGCTCAGAGCGCGAGCGAAGCCATAGACAACACCGACAAGCACAGGAAGGTTAGAAGCACATCCTCCGTGGCGGACGAGGAGGACCTGACCAGTGCCACGCCGAGGACGCAGAGGCTGTGGTTCTTCTCCAGGTCTCTGGACTCCGTGTTCGACTTTGGGAGTTTGACCCTCTCCCGCTCGTCCTCCCGGGAGCTGAGCACTTTGTCCTCGCCCACGGGAGAGAGCGAGGGAACCAAGGCGACGCAGCGCGGGAGAGGGCGTGGCCTCATCAAGCAGATGTCCAGCTTCTTCTATCCCTCGTCTGTGATTGGATCAGAGGAGGACGTCTTCGACCCGGTCACGGACCTGCACAGGGCGCCGCATGATCGGggaggaaacaacaacaacaacatcgcGCCTAGCAACGGCGGCCCAGACAACCAGAGGGTCTCATTATCTCTCGCCCAGGAGTGCGGCTCCCTGGCCCTGCCGGACCTGGTGCCGTTCCAGAGGGAGCATCTCAAACAGTCTGCAGACGAGAGCGCAGGAGGGCCGGCGGGAACAGAACGGGAGGAAAGCACACAGAGTGGTCCGGGGAGCGAGGGCCAGGTGGAGGGCTCCTGTCTGAGGTACTATCACGTATTCAGGGAGGGAGAACTGGCCGCGCTGATCGGGAACCACGTGGAGGAGCTGCAcgtcacacacacttacttcgATCACGCCAACTGGTGTGTGGTGGCCGAGAAGGTCCagttgtggaaaatatgatttctAACCCCGTTCGATTTTTTACTTTGCATCAACTCTGCCTCAAGTTTTAATATTGAATCACacatttttatgattattataatattttaactgaaaaagGTGGTCGAAGTGCAGATGGAGCCATTGTTGAAGGAAGTGTACtataccatgttttttttatttattattaggtatttattcaatttcaatAATTGGAACCAACAAGCAGTATCCAGTGTACGCTCCCTTTTAATGTCAATCAGATTTTATCATCTTCACACAGCAATTTCCAggattttaaccttttaaaaaaGGGATTTT from Limanda limanda chromosome 6, fLimLim1.1, whole genome shotgun sequence includes the following:
- the trmt9b gene encoding probable tRNA methyltransferase 9B, producing the protein MEEAASQLEREHVHSVYDKIAPYFNDSRYKAWPKVRQFLLDLQPGSIVADIGCGNGKYLHINQEVFKLGCDVCRPLVDAAWSQGHEVQMCDGLHLPYRDGCFDAVLSIAVIHHLSTKERRIRAIREMARTLRVGGRIMIYVWAMEQKRRKFEKQDIFVPWNPNPHSALNAKSRRRATAQSASEAIDNTDKHRKVRSTSSVADEEDLTSATPRTQRLWFFSRSLDSVFDFGSLTLSRSSSRELSTLSSPTGESEGTKATQRGRGRGLIKQMSSFFYPSSVIGSEEDVFDPVTDLHRAPHDRGGNNNNNIAPSNGGPDNQRVSLSLAQECGSLALPDLVPFQREHLKQSADESAGGPAGTEREESTQSGPGSEGQVEGSCLRYYHVFREGELAALIGNHVEELHVTHTYFDHANWCVVAEKVQLWKI